One genomic window of Streptococcus mitis includes the following:
- a CDS encoding CPBP family intramembrane glutamic endopeptidase encodes MKKRAIQILLALSLIFYKSTWFWRLFNHLAKPYLPASREFFQILLLMESGVLLLAVIYLLVFAGKKTFHFKWQPRYFIYLLLGYIILYMSDFLLSYFIPSSSNQISLNETIEMMGRQELPYFLLIVYFIGPIAEELIYLGVLMTTFFKNSPWYGDVLLSAIIFGCIHINFALTPLAFFIYASGGLILAILYRMTKTLYYPIVVHILINITAFWNLWLLLFSGS; translated from the coding sequence ATGAAAAAACGGGCTATTCAAATTTTACTAGCATTGTCCTTAATTTTTTATAAATCAACTTGGTTTTGGAGGCTTTTCAATCACCTCGCAAAGCCCTATCTACCAGCAAGTCGTGAGTTTTTTCAGATTTTGCTTTTGATGGAGAGTGGAGTTCTTTTATTAGCGGTCATCTATCTACTAGTTTTTGCTGGAAAGAAAACTTTTCATTTCAAGTGGCAGCCGAGGTACTTTATCTACCTTTTACTGGGCTACATTATTTTGTATATGTCGGACTTCCTCTTGTCTTATTTCATACCCTCGTCTTCAAATCAAATTTCTTTGAATGAAACGATAGAAATGATGGGGAGACAGGAATTACCCTATTTCTTGCTCATAGTTTACTTCATCGGCCCTATTGCTGAGGAGTTGATTTATCTCGGTGTGCTTATGACAACCTTTTTCAAAAACTCACCTTGGTACGGAGATGTCTTGCTTTCTGCTATTATTTTCGGTTGTATTCATATCAATTTCGCTTTAACACCTCTTGCCTTTTTCATTTATGCTAGTGGAGGTCTTATTTTGGCTATATTGTATCGCATGACAAAAACTCTCTACTATCCAATAGTGGTTCATATCCTCATCAATATCACTGCCTTCTGGAACTTGTGGTTACTCCTATTTTCAGGAAGTTAG
- a CDS encoding ABC transporter permease, translated as MIHTIQADFYRLFRSKGFWITEFILFSLMLMGASIGATGHLMAIQTEEPEIPTHGWDGVQALINASSQGSNLVFLCIILTCLVLGVDLIGKLYKNSLTVGVSRIEFFLAKGFVVACIALLQLIISLVIAFIPATILNGFGTMPDGFIGNLLITIFLQFLCLLAWLSIVSFILYVSHSYLAVFIGYLVSSILLSMPMLIFPSIKILPYLSLQFFYAMTANSESIFYTLIVTLAVIVIFNLSGLTVFKKKSL; from the coding sequence ATGATACATACCATTCAAGCAGACTTTTACCGTCTTTTCCGTTCCAAAGGTTTTTGGATTACAGAGTTCATTCTCTTTTCTCTCATGCTAATGGGCGCAAGTATTGGAGCTACTGGCCATCTGATGGCAATCCAGACAGAAGAGCCAGAAATTCCAACCCATGGTTGGGACGGTGTACAAGCCCTGATTAACGCATCTAGTCAAGGTTCAAACCTCGTTTTTCTCTGTATTATTCTAACTTGTCTAGTCCTCGGTGTTGATTTAATCGGAAAGCTCTATAAAAATAGTTTGACAGTAGGGGTTTCTCGTATAGAGTTTTTCCTTGCCAAAGGCTTTGTAGTGGCTTGTATTGCACTTTTGCAACTTATCATCAGCCTTGTGATTGCCTTTATTCCAGCAACTATCTTAAATGGATTTGGAACTATGCCTGATGGCTTTATTGGCAATCTATTGATAACCATTTTCCTTCAATTTCTTTGCCTCCTTGCTTGGCTTTCCATTGTTTCCTTCATCCTCTATGTTAGCCATTCTTATCTTGCAGTATTTATTGGATATTTGGTCAGCTCCATCTTACTTTCTATGCCAATGCTCATCTTCCCAAGTATCAAAATTTTGCCATATTTATCATTGCAGTTTTTCTATGCTATGACTGCTAATAGTGAATCCATTTTCTACACCCTTATAGTTACCTTAGCTGTTATTGTAATCTTTAATCTAAGTGGATTGACAGTTTTTAAAAAGAAAAGTCTATAA
- a CDS encoding Cof-type HAD-IIB family hydrolase — protein MIKLLALDMDGTLLNEAKEIPQAHITAIHQAIEKGVKLVLCTGRPLFGVLPYYKKLGLDLQNEYVIVNNGCSTHQTSDWGLVDWQELSSSDIEYLYDLAKKSDVQLTLFDEEHYFVLGGKPNEIIQNDAKLVFSDLTEISLEEATSGKYRMFQGMFLGTEEQTDDFEERFAIELCQRFSGVRSQPVIYEAMPLGTTKATALSRLAEILKIEPLEIMAMGDANNDIEMLQFAGLGVAMGNASDYVKSLADDVTASNEEDGVARAIEKYIL, from the coding sequence ATGATTAAACTACTAGCCTTAGATATGGACGGAACCCTCCTCAATGAAGCCAAGGAAATTCCACAAGCTCACATTACTGCTATTCACCAAGCCATTGAAAAAGGTGTCAAACTGGTTCTCTGTACAGGTCGCCCGCTTTTCGGTGTCCTTCCCTACTACAAAAAACTGGGGCTTGACCTCCAGAACGAATATGTCATTGTCAATAACGGTTGTTCAACTCACCAGACCAGTGACTGGGGACTAGTTGACTGGCAAGAACTCAGTTCATCTGACATCGAATACCTCTATGACCTAGCTAAAAAGAGTGATGTTCAATTGACTCTTTTTGATGAGGAGCATTATTTTGTCCTCGGTGGCAAGCCTAATGAAATCATTCAAAATGATGCCAAGCTAGTCTTTTCAGACCTGACTGAAATCTCCCTTGAGGAAGCAACCAGTGGCAAGTACCGCATGTTCCAAGGTATGTTTTTAGGTACAGAGGAGCAAACAGATGATTTTGAAGAGCGTTTTGCTATAGAACTCTGCCAACGATTTAGTGGAGTTCGTTCACAGCCTGTTATTTATGAAGCCATGCCACTTGGAACGACCAAGGCTACCGCTCTTTCTCGATTAGCTGAAATTTTGAAGATTGAGCCGTTAGAAATTATGGCCATGGGCGATGCCAATAACGATATCGAAATGCTCCAATTTGCAGGCCTTGGTGTTGCTATGGGAAATGCCAGCGATTATGTCAAATCCCTAGCTGATGACGTTACAGCCAGCAACGAAGAAGACGGCGTTGCGCGTGCGATTGAGAAATACATTCTATAA
- a CDS encoding ATP-binding cassette domain-containing protein, which yields MKTVLDIHGLSKNFAKQAILQDLHLTIREGDIYGLIGKNGAGKTTLIKIITQLLFADKGTVSLFSSQSENEWTKALSRVGSVIESPVAHNHLTADQNLKYYCMIRHIPNADQVIRETLDYVGLSDTGKKVFRDFSLGMKQRLGIAIALLSKPDFLILDEPINGLDPIGIKEFRLMIQRLNQEKGITILISSHILSELYLVANRFGILDQGKIIREISKAEFETLSEDYIVLKTADQEKACQVLKEQIQLQFKVVNPENEIHIFGQEQDVKQILKELTLADVAIDEIYYARQNLEEYFTQLVE from the coding sequence ATGAAAACAGTACTTGACATTCATGGATTGTCCAAAAACTTTGCCAAACAAGCCATTCTTCAGGATCTTCATCTAACCATAAGAGAAGGAGATATTTATGGACTTATCGGGAAGAACGGAGCTGGGAAGACCACCTTAATAAAAATCATTACACAACTACTGTTTGCGGATAAAGGAACTGTTTCCCTCTTCTCTAGCCAATCGGAAAATGAATGGACCAAGGCTCTATCTCGAGTAGGTTCAGTGATCGAATCACCTGTAGCTCATAATCACTTAACAGCCGATCAAAATCTGAAATATTACTGTATGATTCGTCATATTCCAAATGCTGATCAAGTTATTCGAGAAACGCTGGACTATGTAGGTTTGTCAGATACAGGTAAAAAAGTCTTTCGAGATTTCTCTCTTGGAATGAAGCAAAGACTTGGCATCGCCATTGCTCTTCTTTCCAAACCAGACTTCCTAATCTTAGATGAACCTATCAATGGACTTGATCCAATCGGTATCAAAGAATTTCGTCTGATGATTCAACGCCTCAATCAAGAAAAAGGGATAACCATTCTCATCTCTAGCCATATCTTGTCAGAACTCTATCTCGTAGCAAATCGCTTTGGTATTTTAGATCAAGGTAAGATTATCCGTGAAATCAGCAAAGCTGAATTTGAAACACTGAGTGAGGATTATATTGTGCTTAAGACAGCTGACCAAGAGAAAGCTTGTCAAGTATTGAAAGAACAAATCCAGCTCCAGTTCAAGGTTGTCAATCCTGAAAACGAAATCCACATCTTTGGTCAGGAACAAGATGTCAAACAGATTCTTAAGGAATTAACCTTGGCAGATGTCGCTATTGACGAGATTTACTACGCTCGTCAAAATCTAGAAGAATACTTCACTCAATTGGTCGAATAG